One window of Nocardioides dongkuii genomic DNA carries:
- a CDS encoding VOC family protein, translating to MAVQAIDLRVDDVSAATQMLSAAYGWRVLSDDPNFGELDAGGLRVMLSRDAMVPWGELNGLILHQYVDDVGVAVNRAVAAGAELLAGPLRTDWGTEAAYLRGPDQLIVDLCRDV from the coding sequence ATGGCTGTGCAGGCAATCGACCTTCGGGTTGACGACGTTTCGGCGGCAACTCAGATGCTGTCCGCGGCGTACGGATGGCGCGTCCTCTCGGACGACCCGAACTTCGGGGAGCTGGACGCGGGCGGTCTCCGCGTGATGCTTTCCCGGGACGCCATGGTCCCGTGGGGCGAGCTCAACGGCTTGATCCTTCACCAGTACGTCGACGACGTCGGGGTGGCCGTAAATCGCGCCGTCGCTGCAGGAGCAGAGCTGCTCGCTGGGCCTCTCCGGACTGACTGGGGCACCGAAGCCGCCTACCTTCGCGGGCCTGACCAACTCATCGTCGACCTGTGCCGCGATGTCTGA
- a CDS encoding VOC family protein, with the protein MDAIDPYSQVRWWSEVLEDFRLLDEAEMGPDEEECWLVGPDDREIIFARVPETKTVKNRMHLCIRPTDRTREEEVDRIMVLGATFVDDRRDGPDKGWAVLADPEGNEFCVLTRYTPGPDERG; encoded by the coding sequence ATCGACGCGATCGATCCGTACTCCCAGGTCAGATGGTGGTCAGAGGTGTTGGAGGACTTCCGACTCCTCGACGAAGCGGAGATGGGGCCCGACGAGGAGGAGTGCTGGCTGGTGGGACCCGATGACCGCGAGATCATCTTTGCCCGGGTGCCCGAGACGAAGACGGTGAAGAACCGTATGCACCTCTGCATTCGCCCGACCGACCGCACCCGCGAGGAGGAGGTCGACCGGATCATGGTGCTGGGCGCCACGTTCGTCGACGATCGGCGCGACGGACCTGACAAGGGGTGGGCGGTGCTCGCAGACCCAGAGGGCAATGAGTTCTGCGTCCTCACCCGTTACACCCCAGGGCCTGACGAGCGAGGGTGA
- a CDS encoding dihydrofolate reductase family protein — MRKLTYGMNVSLDGYTAAPGDDIGWGVPSEEMFQWWSDRVGATGLALYGRKLWEAMSSHWPTADQQPGATPAEMEFARRWRDMPKVVFSSSTGAVDWNTRLATGDAVTEITRLKGEDGGRMDIGGATLAAAAMRAGLIDEYVLATAPVLVGGGTPFFTALDNWVNLSLVETRQFPDGVVLTRYETRR; from the coding sequence GTGCGGAAACTGACCTACGGCATGAACGTGAGCCTGGACGGCTACACCGCCGCGCCCGGCGACGACATCGGCTGGGGCGTGCCGAGCGAGGAGATGTTCCAGTGGTGGTCGGACCGGGTCGGTGCGACGGGCCTGGCCCTGTACGGACGCAAGCTGTGGGAGGCGATGAGCTCCCACTGGCCGACCGCCGACCAGCAGCCCGGAGCCACACCGGCGGAGATGGAGTTCGCCCGTCGCTGGCGGGACATGCCGAAGGTGGTGTTCTCCTCGTCGACCGGCGCGGTCGACTGGAACACCCGCCTGGCCACCGGTGACGCGGTCACCGAGATCACCCGGCTCAAGGGCGAGGACGGCGGCCGCATGGACATCGGCGGCGCCACGCTCGCCGCGGCGGCCATGCGGGCCGGACTGATCGATGAGTACGTGCTGGCCACCGCACCGGTCCTGGTGGGCGGCGGCACGCCGTTCTTCACGGCCCTGGACAACTGGGTGAACCTGAGCCTGGTGGAGACCCGGCAGTTTCCTGACGGTGTGGTCCTGACCAGGTACGAGACCAGACGCTGA
- a CDS encoding class I SAM-dependent DNA methyltransferase produces MTEISLEDIVHAVLRSDHDAAEDSIEIAREESSGDDAVVAVSFRTTEGDPRRAFLSLTRDREGAWRASGGWSGGPGAPGPDEVFVTSGGWGCSGSRQHAVLGGWVAEPSAFTARLADPTTGQVLTDQVVNEVVVFMSPGELPLRYAQVELLDQSDTVLRRAPVYRTAPRSTRQSPTMQEVGGGVVRRGRRHGAQKSAGSVHAPGETLSAVTTSDVWDEETAARYDADAEVHFAPDVLDPTLDLLERLAEDGPALEFAIGTGRVGIPLAARGVPVTGIELSEPMVAQLRRKVDEQQIPVLVGDMATTAVPGAGTFSLVFLVWNSISNLRTQAEQVQCFKNAAHHLRPGGRFVIDLWVPPIQRLLPGEEAVPMSVGEGHLVFDTYDLLTQECTSHHYHRDDEGTVRYGAGHFRYIWPAECDLMAQLAGLELESRWADWKGSPFLATSDTHVSVWRKT; encoded by the coding sequence ATGACCGAGATCAGCCTCGAGGACATCGTGCACGCGGTCTTGAGGTCGGACCACGACGCCGCAGAAGACTCGATCGAGATCGCCCGCGAGGAAAGTTCAGGCGACGACGCCGTGGTCGCCGTGTCCTTCCGGACGACCGAGGGCGACCCCCGACGCGCTTTCCTCAGCCTGACTCGTGACCGCGAAGGAGCGTGGCGAGCCTCAGGTGGTTGGTCGGGCGGTCCGGGCGCGCCAGGACCCGACGAGGTCTTCGTGACCTCCGGCGGGTGGGGCTGCAGCGGATCCAGACAGCACGCCGTGCTCGGTGGCTGGGTCGCCGAACCGTCGGCGTTCACCGCACGGCTCGCCGACCCGACGACCGGTCAGGTGCTCACAGACCAGGTCGTGAACGAGGTCGTCGTCTTCATGTCCCCAGGAGAACTGCCACTCCGGTATGCGCAGGTCGAACTGCTCGACCAGAGCGACACCGTCCTCCGACGAGCTCCCGTCTACCGCACTGCGCCGCGGTCAACCCGGCAGTCGCCGACCATGCAGGAGGTGGGAGGGGGAGTGGTTCGTCGAGGCCGCCGGCACGGAGCCCAGAAATCAGCTGGCAGCGTGCACGCACCTGGCGAAACGCTCAGTGCCGTGACGACCAGCGACGTGTGGGACGAAGAGACCGCCGCCAGGTACGACGCCGACGCCGAGGTTCACTTCGCCCCAGATGTGCTGGATCCAACCCTCGACCTCCTCGAGCGCCTGGCTGAGGACGGTCCAGCATTGGAGTTCGCTATCGGGACCGGCCGGGTCGGGATCCCGTTGGCAGCGCGCGGCGTTCCCGTGACGGGAATCGAGCTGTCCGAGCCGATGGTGGCGCAACTTCGCCGCAAGGTGGACGAGCAGCAGATCCCCGTGCTCGTGGGGGACATGGCCACCACGGCGGTGCCCGGCGCCGGGACATTCTCGCTCGTCTTCCTCGTCTGGAACAGCATCTCGAACCTACGAACACAGGCCGAGCAGGTGCAGTGCTTCAAGAACGCGGCACATCACCTCCGGCCAGGCGGTCGATTCGTCATCGACCTCTGGGTGCCGCCGATCCAACGGCTCCTACCTGGCGAGGAAGCAGTCCCCATGAGCGTTGGCGAAGGCCACCTCGTGTTCGACACCTATGACCTGCTCACCCAGGAATGCACGTCGCACCACTACCACCGGGACGACGAAGGAACCGTTCGGTACGGGGCCGGGCACTTCCGGTACATCTGGCCGGCTGAGTGTGACCTCATGGCTCAGCTGGCTGGCTTGGAGCTCGAGTCACGGTGGGCTGACTGGAAGGGGAGTCCGTTCCTGGCCACCAGCGACACCCACGTTTCTGTGTGGCGCAAGACCTGA
- a CDS encoding phosphotransferase family protein, translated as MPPDLGQLSPRQRELVDRWLPGATVERDHSWGLVGTTVLELRGPDGASYVVKAGDAGDHHIAREHAAHRQWLEPWTSIGRAPRLVHGDVEARLLVTEYLPGELVEGTAHEWDPDTYRQAGGLLVRLHGQSAVLDDGEFERRQKEETLAWLGRPHRIAAETAAVLTEEVETWPSPRSVVVPTHGDWQPRNWLVHEGHVGVIDFGRADVRPAYTDLGRLAAQQFRTRPELEEAFLDGYGSDPREPDTWLRLRIREAVGTAAWAFKVGDEAYEQQGHRMIADVVEELLANTGD; from the coding sequence GTGCCTCCGGACCTCGGTCAGCTCAGTCCGCGGCAACGCGAGCTGGTGGACCGCTGGCTGCCCGGCGCGACCGTCGAGCGGGACCACAGCTGGGGACTGGTCGGCACGACGGTCCTCGAGCTGCGCGGGCCGGACGGCGCCTCGTACGTCGTCAAGGCCGGCGACGCCGGTGACCACCACATCGCTCGCGAGCACGCCGCGCACCGCCAGTGGCTCGAACCGTGGACGTCGATCGGGCGCGCACCGCGGCTGGTGCACGGCGATGTCGAGGCCAGGCTGCTGGTCACCGAGTACCTCCCGGGGGAGCTCGTCGAGGGGACCGCGCACGAGTGGGATCCCGACACCTATCGCCAGGCCGGCGGGCTGCTGGTGCGCCTCCACGGGCAGTCCGCCGTGCTCGACGACGGCGAGTTCGAACGGCGGCAGAAGGAGGAGACGCTCGCGTGGCTGGGTCGTCCGCACCGGATCGCTGCCGAGACCGCGGCAGTGCTGACCGAGGAGGTCGAGACCTGGCCGAGCCCGCGGTCGGTGGTGGTGCCGACGCACGGCGACTGGCAGCCGCGCAACTGGCTCGTCCACGAAGGACATGTCGGAGTCATCGACTTCGGGCGCGCCGACGTCCGGCCGGCGTACACCGATCTCGGACGGCTCGCCGCGCAGCAGTTCCGGACCCGGCCGGAGCTCGAGGAAGCCTTCCTCGACGGGTACGGCAGCGATCCTCGCGAACCCGACACCTGGCTCAGGCTGCGCATCCGCGAAGCCGTCGGGACAGCAGCGTGGGCCTTCAAGGTCGGGGACGAGGCGTACGAGCAGCAGGGGCACCGGATGATCGCGGACGTGGTCGAAGAGCTCCTCGCGAACACCGGCGACTGA
- a CDS encoding GrpB family protein: MPSRQDIVTFHDPPAPPGESPWVDGAGPEVGVDLADPHPAWPDAFAEIAARIRDALGWRAISIEHVGSTSVPGLVAKPIIDVDLVVADPTDEAAYLPALEAAGFVLRVREPWWFEHRALRLPQPRCNLHVFGPDSPEPVKHRIFRDWLRGNADERARYAAAKRSAAAAANAQGEHTMQYNARKEQAVREIYDRAFRAAGLVTD, translated from the coding sequence ATGCCGAGCCGCCAGGACATCGTGACCTTCCACGACCCGCCGGCACCTCCGGGGGAGTCACCCTGGGTCGACGGCGCCGGGCCGGAGGTCGGGGTCGACCTCGCCGACCCGCACCCGGCCTGGCCCGACGCCTTCGCGGAGATCGCCGCGCGGATCCGGGACGCGTTGGGCTGGCGGGCGATCTCGATCGAGCACGTCGGATCGACGTCGGTGCCCGGCCTGGTCGCCAAGCCGATCATCGACGTCGACCTGGTCGTCGCCGACCCGACCGACGAGGCGGCGTACCTCCCGGCGCTCGAGGCCGCCGGGTTCGTCCTCCGGGTCCGGGAGCCCTGGTGGTTCGAGCACCGGGCGCTGCGCCTGCCGCAGCCGAGGTGCAACCTGCACGTGTTCGGCCCCGACAGCCCCGAGCCGGTCAAGCACCGGATCTTCCGCGACTGGCTGCGCGGCAACGCCGACGAGCGCGCCCGGTACGCCGCGGCGAAGCGCTCGGCTGCTGCCGCCGCCAACGCGCAGGGGGAGCACACCATGCAGTACAACGCCCGCAAGGAGCAGGCGGTCCGGGAGATCTACGACCGGGCCTTCCGTGCCGCCGGGTTGGTCACCGACTGA
- a CDS encoding alkaline phosphatase D family protein — protein MSGSDVLRLGPLLRYVDDTTATVWVETTEAATVVVAAGDRAATTRTFAAHGHHYALAELDGLEPGGHHPYTVDVGGVRVWPTREQEYGESVIATLRPGKPLRMAFGSCRVSVSHDEEGHEAHGVDALRAYAMRMAGITGDGDGQDTGGWPDLVLFLGDQVYADDTSVEMKRFIEERRDPSESPWYELKDYEEYAHLYRLAWSDPANRWLLSTLPSAMIFDDHDIRDDWNTSLSWRREMEQTDWWHERVVAGLASYWVYQHLGNLSPADRAEDPLWQRISTYDGEAELDISAELDELADAADQRPDSYRWSFSRDYDTQARLVVIDSRAARVLEPERRSILDDEEMAWLDKRMRGDVDHLLVGTSLPFLLAPAIHHAESFSEALATGRFGRWLRPAGESLRQAADLEHWAAFQEGFARVARMVLEVGSGQRGRAPRTVTFLSGDVHHSYVAEAEPDPLENVEVTTRIIQAVCSPIRNPLPRFMRGVTALAGKGRARPTGALTRGRMPRSPLRWRLTKGPWYDNNLAVLEVLPDGLRLEWWCGRVEDDDDRPALRSVAVVEGIG, from the coding sequence GTGAGCGGCTCCGACGTGCTCAGGCTCGGCCCGCTCCTGCGGTACGTCGACGACACCACGGCCACCGTCTGGGTCGAGACGACGGAGGCGGCCACCGTGGTCGTCGCCGCGGGGGACCGCGCCGCGACCACGCGCACGTTCGCGGCCCACGGGCACCACTACGCGCTCGCCGAGCTCGACGGCCTGGAGCCGGGCGGCCACCACCCGTACACCGTCGACGTCGGGGGAGTGCGGGTCTGGCCGACGCGGGAGCAGGAGTACGGCGAGAGCGTGATCGCCACGCTGCGTCCCGGGAAGCCGCTGCGGATGGCGTTCGGCTCCTGCCGGGTCAGCGTCTCCCACGACGAGGAGGGCCACGAGGCCCACGGCGTCGACGCGCTGCGCGCCTACGCGATGCGGATGGCGGGCATCACCGGGGACGGCGACGGCCAGGACACCGGCGGGTGGCCCGACCTGGTGCTGTTCCTCGGCGACCAGGTGTACGCCGACGACACCAGCGTGGAGATGAAGCGCTTCATCGAGGAGCGCCGCGACCCCAGCGAGTCGCCCTGGTACGAGCTCAAGGACTACGAGGAGTACGCCCACCTCTACCGCCTCGCGTGGAGCGACCCTGCCAACCGCTGGCTGCTGTCCACCCTGCCGAGCGCGATGATCTTCGACGACCACGACATCCGCGACGACTGGAACACCAGCCTCAGCTGGCGGCGCGAGATGGAGCAGACCGACTGGTGGCACGAGCGGGTCGTCGCCGGGCTCGCGTCGTACTGGGTCTACCAGCACCTCGGCAACCTCAGCCCGGCCGACCGCGCCGAGGACCCGCTGTGGCAGCGGATCTCGACGTACGACGGGGAGGCCGAGCTCGACATCAGCGCGGAGCTCGACGAGCTCGCCGACGCCGCCGACCAGCGCCCGGACTCCTACCGCTGGAGCTTCTCGCGCGACTACGACACCCAGGCCCGGCTGGTCGTCATCGACTCGCGCGCGGCGCGGGTGCTGGAGCCCGAGCGCCGCTCGATCCTCGACGACGAGGAGATGGCCTGGCTGGACAAGCGGATGCGCGGAGACGTCGACCACCTGCTCGTCGGCACGTCGCTGCCGTTCCTGCTCGCGCCGGCGATCCACCACGCGGAGTCGTTCAGCGAGGCGCTCGCGACCGGGCGGTTCGGGCGGTGGCTGCGGCCGGCGGGGGAGTCGCTGCGCCAGGCGGCGGACCTCGAGCACTGGGCGGCCTTCCAGGAGGGCTTCGCGCGGGTCGCGCGGATGGTCCTGGAGGTGGGGTCGGGCCAGCGGGGACGCGCGCCGCGGACGGTCACCTTCCTCTCCGGCGACGTGCACCACAGCTACGTCGCGGAGGCCGAGCCGGATCCCCTGGAGAACGTCGAGGTGACGACCCGGATCATCCAGGCGGTGTGCTCGCCCATCCGCAACCCGTTGCCGCGGTTCATGCGCGGGGTCACCGCGCTGGCCGGCAAGGGCCGGGCGCGCCCGACAGGAGCGCTCACCCGCGGGCGGATGCCGCGCTCGCCGCTGCGGTGGCGGCTGACCAAGGGTCCCTGGTACGACAACAACCTCGCCGTGCTCGAGGTGCTGCCCGACGGGCTGCGCCTGGAGTGGTGGTGCGGGCGCGTCGAGGACGACGACGACCGGCCGGCGCTCCGCAGCGTCGCGGTCGTCGAGGGGATCGGCTGA
- a CDS encoding zinc-dependent alcohol dehydrogenase family protein, producing MRATTIHGPGDIRVSEVPDPTIEAPTDAIVKVTAGCICGSDLWPYRGENDITEGATIGHECIGVVEEVGAAVTSFKPGDFVIVPFDHCDGTCPHCLAGAHSACVNLGMTVSGQAEYARVTQADGSLVATDGMPDAALLPSLLALSDVMPTGWHAAVSAGVRPGGTVVVVGDGAVGLCGVLAAATMGAEKIIAMSRHAPRQEIARAFGATHVVAERGKEGGAIVKEITEGIGADAVLECVGTDDAVRTAFGVARPGSTVGFVGVPHGVQLPVRTMFGKNVGLAGGMAPVRRYLPELLGLVLDGTIDPGRVFDSRLPLDEVAEGYRAMDERRSIKVMIEP from the coding sequence ATGCGAGCCACCACGATCCACGGCCCCGGGGACATCCGCGTCTCCGAGGTCCCCGACCCGACCATCGAGGCACCCACCGACGCGATCGTGAAGGTGACCGCCGGGTGCATCTGCGGCTCCGACCTGTGGCCCTACCGCGGCGAGAACGACATCACCGAGGGCGCGACCATCGGGCACGAGTGCATCGGCGTGGTCGAGGAGGTCGGCGCGGCGGTCACGTCGTTCAAGCCCGGCGACTTCGTCATCGTGCCGTTCGACCACTGCGACGGCACCTGCCCGCACTGCCTGGCCGGCGCGCACAGCGCGTGCGTCAACCTCGGCATGACGGTGAGCGGCCAGGCGGAGTACGCCCGGGTCACCCAGGCCGACGGCAGCCTGGTCGCCACCGACGGGATGCCGGACGCCGCGCTGCTGCCGTCCCTGCTCGCGCTCTCCGACGTGATGCCGACCGGCTGGCACGCCGCGGTCTCGGCCGGGGTCCGCCCCGGGGGCACCGTCGTGGTCGTGGGGGACGGGGCCGTCGGCCTGTGCGGCGTGCTCGCCGCCGCGACGATGGGGGCGGAGAAGATCATCGCGATGTCCCGGCACGCGCCCCGCCAGGAGATCGCCCGCGCGTTCGGCGCCACCCATGTCGTCGCGGAGCGCGGCAAGGAGGGTGGCGCGATCGTCAAGGAGATCACCGAGGGCATCGGGGCGGACGCCGTCCTCGAGTGCGTCGGCACCGACGACGCGGTGCGCACCGCCTTCGGCGTCGCCCGGCCCGGCTCCACCGTCGGCTTCGTCGGCGTCCCGCACGGCGTCCAGCTGCCGGTGCGCACGATGTTCGGCAAGAACGTCGGCCTCGCGGGCGGCATGGCGCCGGTCCGCCGCTACCTCCCCGAGCTGCTCGGGCTGGTGCTCGACGGGACGATCGACCCGGGGCGGGTCTTCGACTCCCGGCTGCCGCTCGACGAGGTCGCCGAGGGCTACCGCGCCATGGACGAGCGCCGCTCGATCAAGGTCATGATCGAGCCGTGA
- a CDS encoding helix-turn-helix domain-containing protein encodes MSEGYKGRIGNLIRDARKHRGLTQQQLAELLATSQSAINRIEKGHQNLSLEMLARIGAALDSEIVAVGAGPTHLRVTGPTTLSGTIDVKTSKNAGVALLCASLLNRGRTTLRKVARIEEVNRLLEVLGSLGVQTRWLNADNDLEIVPPHDLDLGHIDEAAARRTRSVIMFLGPLLHRAETFELPYAGGCNLGTRTVEPHMAALRPFGLEVKATDGMYHAYVNRAIEPGRPIVLTERGDTVTENALMAAALHPGTTVIRNASSNYMVQDLCFFLQKLGVEIEGVGSTTLTVTGVEDIDVDVDYAPSEDPIEAMSLLAAAIVTKSEITIRRVPIEFLEIELALLEEMGLQYQRSEEYVAENGRTRLLDLTTLPSELHAPLDKIHPMPFPGLNIDNLPFFAVIAAVAEGQTLLHDWVYENRAIYLTDLNKLGGHVKLLDPHRVMIEGPTSFTGTELVCPPALRPAVVILLAMLASKGTSVLRGTYVIHRGYEDLAERLNLLGAQIEPFRDI; translated from the coding sequence ATGAGCGAGGGATACAAGGGCCGGATCGGGAATCTCATCCGCGACGCCCGCAAGCACCGGGGCCTGACCCAGCAGCAGCTGGCCGAGCTCCTGGCGACCAGCCAGAGCGCGATCAACCGGATCGAGAAGGGCCACCAGAACCTCTCCCTCGAGATGCTCGCCCGCATCGGCGCCGCGCTCGACTCCGAGATCGTCGCCGTCGGCGCCGGGCCGACGCACCTGCGCGTCACCGGGCCCACGACGCTCTCCGGCACCATCGACGTCAAGACCTCCAAGAACGCCGGCGTCGCGCTGCTCTGCGCCTCGCTGCTGAACCGCGGCCGCACCACGCTGCGCAAGGTCGCGCGGATCGAGGAGGTCAACCGCCTGCTCGAGGTGCTCGGCAGCCTCGGCGTGCAGACCCGCTGGCTCAACGCCGACAACGACCTGGAGATCGTGCCGCCGCACGACCTCGACCTCGGGCACATCGACGAGGCCGCGGCCCGCCGTACCCGCTCGGTGATCATGTTCCTCGGCCCGCTGCTGCACCGCGCGGAGACCTTCGAGCTGCCGTACGCCGGGGGCTGCAACCTCGGCACCCGCACCGTCGAACCGCACATGGCCGCGCTGCGCCCGTTCGGCCTCGAGGTCAAGGCGACCGACGGGATGTACCACGCCTACGTCAACCGGGCGATCGAGCCGGGCCGCCCGATCGTGCTGACCGAGCGTGGCGACACCGTCACCGAGAACGCCCTGATGGCGGCGGCGCTGCACCCCGGCACCACCGTGATCCGCAACGCGTCGTCGAACTACATGGTCCAGGACCTCTGCTTCTTCCTGCAGAAGCTCGGCGTCGAGATCGAGGGCGTCGGCTCCACCACGCTGACCGTCACCGGCGTCGAGGACATCGACGTCGACGTCGACTACGCCCCCAGCGAGGACCCGATCGAGGCGATGTCGCTGCTCGCCGCGGCGATCGTGACCAAGTCGGAGATCACCATCCGCCGCGTGCCGATCGAGTTCCTCGAGATCGAGCTCGCGCTGCTGGAGGAGATGGGCCTGCAGTACCAGCGCTCCGAGGAGTACGTCGCCGAGAACGGCCGCACCCGGCTCCTCGACCTCACCACGCTGCCCTCGGAGCTGCACGCCCCGCTGGACAAGATCCACCCGATGCCGTTCCCGGGCCTCAACATCGACAACCTGCCGTTCTTCGCGGTCATCGCCGCGGTCGCGGAGGGCCAGACGCTGCTGCACGACTGGGTCTACGAGAACCGCGCGATCTACCTCACCGACCTCAACAAGCTCGGTGGGCACGTCAAGCTGCTCGACCCGCACCGGGTGATGATCGAGGGCCCCACGTCGTTCACCGGCACCGAGCTGGTCTGCCCTCCGGCGCTGCGCCCGGCCGTGGTGATCCTGCTGGCGATGCTCGCCTCGAAGGGCACCTCGGTGCTGCGCGGCACCTACGTCATCCACCGCGGCTACGAGGACCTCGCCGAGCGCCTCAACCTGCTCGGCGCCCAGATCGAGCCGTTCCGCGACATCTGA
- a CDS encoding IS30 family transposase, protein MPHGVLVPREVRREFWSLVRAGLSPGQAGMALGASKDAGNLWFRQAGGVKPTLVKPGPRVRRPLTLQDRESIGLLRAGGAGVREIARELGRDPGVVSRELARNTTKSGGYRPLGAQQGTEARARRPKTAKLARPGPLRDFVIAKLGDDWSPRQIANVLAVEHPEDPERRVCAETIYQSIYIQSRGALKRDLAAHLRRSRAQRRPQNRPEERRGKLVGTISISQRPAEAADRAVPGHWEGDLIMGRENGSAIGTLVERTTRFVMLIHLPGRHTASEFHDAIVPTLNTLPAELKRSLTWDNGKEMAMHRPITMATDMAIYFADPRSPWQRGSNENTNGLLRQYFPKGVSLRQYSPADLTEAARRLNSRPRETLGWRTPGQALNQLLSEPFKMPGVA, encoded by the coding sequence GTGCCGCATGGAGTGTTGGTTCCCCGAGAGGTACGGCGGGAGTTCTGGTCGCTGGTGCGGGCGGGGTTGTCGCCGGGTCAGGCGGGGATGGCGTTGGGTGCCTCGAAGGACGCGGGGAACCTGTGGTTCCGCCAGGCTGGTGGGGTGAAGCCGACGCTGGTGAAGCCGGGGCCGCGGGTGCGTCGGCCGTTGACGTTGCAGGACCGGGAGTCGATCGGGCTGCTGCGTGCCGGGGGTGCGGGGGTGCGTGAGATCGCTCGGGAACTGGGTCGCGACCCTGGGGTGGTCTCTCGCGAGCTGGCTCGCAACACCACCAAGTCCGGCGGTTACCGGCCCTTGGGTGCCCAGCAGGGCACCGAGGCTCGGGCACGCCGCCCGAAGACCGCGAAGTTGGCCCGGCCGGGTCCGTTGCGGGACTTCGTGATCGCGAAGCTGGGCGATGACTGGTCGCCGCGGCAGATCGCTAACGTGTTGGCGGTGGAGCACCCCGAGGACCCCGAACGACGGGTGTGCGCGGAGACGATCTACCAGTCGATCTACATCCAGTCCCGCGGTGCGCTGAAGCGCGACCTGGCCGCGCACCTGCGCCGCAGCCGTGCGCAACGCCGGCCGCAGAACCGTCCCGAGGAGCGACGCGGGAAGCTGGTCGGCACGATCTCGATCAGTCAGCGGCCCGCCGAGGCGGCCGACCGTGCGGTGCCCGGTCACTGGGAGGGCGATCTGATCATGGGCCGGGAGAACGGGTCGGCGATCGGGACGCTGGTGGAGCGCACGACCCGGTTCGTGATGCTGATCCACCTACCTGGACGGCACACCGCGAGCGAGTTCCACGACGCGATCGTGCCGACGCTGAACACCTTGCCGGCGGAGCTGAAGCGGTCACTGACCTGGGACAACGGCAAGGAGATGGCGATGCACCGCCCGATCACGATGGCCACCGACATGGCCATCTACTTCGCCGACCCCCGCTCACCGTGGCAACGCGGATCGAACGAGAACACCAACGGGCTACTGCGCCAGTACTTCCCCAAGGGCGTCAGCCTGCGCCAGTACAGCCCCGCCGACCTCACCGAAGCAGCCCGACGACTCAACAGCCGACCCCGCGAAACCCTCGGCTGGCGCACCCCCGGACAAGCCCTCAACCAGCTACTGTCCGAACCGTTCAAGATGCCCGGTGTTGCTTAG
- a CDS encoding glycerophosphodiester phosphodiesterase, translating to MTGRSVPPRTGYAYLDAVLDPPGGVVALAHRGGAYHPEIEGLENTLAAFRHAVALGYRYLETDVHVTRDGVLLAFHDAVLDRVTDRQGEIATLTYAEVRAARVAGREQVPTLAQLFDEFPTARFNIDLKAEGAVEVLATFLAERDAWDRVLVGSFSPGRLRRFRRLTGGRVPTAADPLEVVAFLVLPSGRLADLVTRGRVGALQVPHRRGPLTVASRSLVRRAHAAGKHVHVWTVDDPAEMRELLDRGVDGLFTDRTDVLKAVLAERGQWRDDA from the coding sequence GTGACTGGTCGGTCGGTGCCCCCGCGCACGGGGTACGCCTACCTCGACGCCGTCCTCGACCCTCCGGGCGGCGTGGTCGCCCTGGCCCACCGCGGCGGCGCGTACCACCCGGAGATCGAGGGCCTGGAGAACACCCTGGCGGCCTTCCGGCACGCGGTCGCGCTCGGCTACCGCTACCTCGAGACCGACGTCCACGTCACCCGCGACGGGGTGCTGCTCGCCTTCCACGACGCCGTGCTCGACCGGGTCACCGACCGCCAGGGCGAGATCGCGACCCTGACGTACGCCGAGGTCCGCGCCGCGCGCGTCGCCGGCCGCGAGCAGGTGCCGACGCTCGCCCAGCTCTTCGACGAGTTCCCCACGGCCCGGTTCAACATCGACCTCAAGGCCGAGGGCGCCGTCGAGGTGCTCGCCACGTTCCTCGCCGAGCGCGACGCCTGGGACCGGGTGCTCGTCGGGTCCTTCTCCCCCGGCCGCCTGCGGCGGTTCCGCCGGCTCACCGGTGGGCGGGTGCCCACCGCGGCCGACCCCCTCGAGGTGGTCGCCTTCCTGGTGCTGCCCAGCGGCCGGCTGGCCGACCTGGTCACCCGCGGCCGGGTCGGGGCGCTCCAGGTGCCGCACCGCCGCGGACCGTTGACCGTTGCCAGCCGCAGCCTGGTGCGCCGCGCGCACGCCGCGGGCAAGCACGTGCACGTCTGGACCGTCGACGACCCCGCCGAGATGCGCGAGCTGCTCGACCGCGGTGTCGACGGGCTTTTCACCGACCGCACCGATGTGCTCAAGGCCGTGCTCGCCGAGCGCGGACAGTGGAGGGATGACGCATGA